From Calothrix sp. PCC 6303, a single genomic window includes:
- a CDS encoding TldD/PmbA family protein, which translates to MKTEELDTLETSFNKLVETLLMKKAPSEEFTLKLNSERSLFTRFNHARVRQSGYVADGSIQLTLMQNQRSSYRQIPFTGHWERDWQELYLALQELRNELPTLPIDPYLVLPSGNSSSYEVNEGKLPDSELIVAAILEAAAKIDFTGIYAGGLVIQAYADSCGQKHWFATNTFTLDYSIFNPDAQAVKGCFAGSEWNQEAYVSKIRDAKNQLQLLEKTPKQLSKGQYRTYFAPAAVSDLSLMLSWGGVSEADIQQGNSSLAALQRQEKQLSSKLNILENFQRGFVPRFNELGEIAVPHFPVIDQGILVNTLINSRTAKEYQKTANGANSRESLRALEITSGNLEFEQILTTLETGLYVSNLHYLNWSDLPSGRITGMTRYACFWVENGQIVAPIENLRFDETLYNFWGDQLVDFTKFQEFIPEVGTYEARQLGGNMVPGMLVDDFTYTF; encoded by the coding sequence ATGAAAACTGAAGAATTAGACACCTTAGAAACCAGCTTTAATAAACTTGTTGAAACCCTCTTAATGAAAAAAGCACCATCTGAAGAATTCACACTCAAACTTAATAGTGAACGTAGCTTGTTTACTCGCTTCAATCACGCAAGAGTTCGACAAAGTGGTTATGTCGCAGATGGTTCAATTCAACTGACATTAATGCAGAATCAGCGCAGTAGTTACCGTCAAATACCATTTACGGGACATTGGGAAAGAGACTGGCAAGAATTATATTTAGCACTACAGGAACTTCGCAATGAACTACCAACTTTACCAATTGATCCATACCTAGTTTTACCATCAGGAAATAGCAGTAGTTATGAAGTCAATGAGGGGAAATTACCAGATTCAGAATTAATCGTCGCAGCCATTTTAGAAGCAGCAGCCAAAATTGATTTTACAGGAATTTATGCCGGGGGTTTGGTAATTCAAGCTTATGCTGATTCATGCGGACAAAAACATTGGTTTGCAACTAACACATTTACCCTAGATTATTCGATTTTTAATCCTGATGCTCAAGCTGTAAAAGGCTGTTTTGCGGGAAGTGAATGGAATCAAGAAGCTTATGTGTCTAAAATCCGAGATGCCAAAAATCAATTACAACTACTGGAAAAAACTCCCAAACAATTATCGAAAGGGCAATATAGAACTTACTTTGCTCCGGCAGCAGTCTCTGACTTATCATTAATGCTGTCATGGGGAGGTGTTAGTGAAGCTGATATTCAACAAGGAAACAGTTCTTTAGCAGCGCTACAACGTCAGGAAAAACAACTTTCTTCTAAGCTAAATATATTAGAAAACTTTCAACGGGGTTTTGTTCCTAGATTTAATGAGTTAGGGGAAATTGCTGTACCCCACTTTCCAGTAATTGATCAAGGCATTCTAGTTAACACACTAATCAATTCACGCACAGCCAAAGAGTACCAAAAAACAGCCAATGGTGCAAATAGTAGGGAGTCATTGCGTGCTTTAGAAATTACCAGTGGCAATCTTGAATTTGAGCAAATTCTCACAACACTGGAAACCGGATTATATGTATCTAATTTGCATTATCTAAATTGGAGTGATTTACCAAGTGGTAGAATCACCGGAATGACTCGATATGCATGTTTTTGGGTAGAAAATGGGCAAATAGTCGCACCAATCGAAAATCTCCGGTTTGATGAAACCTTATACAACTTTTGGGGAGATCAATTAGTCGATTTTACCAAATTTCAGGAATTTATTCCCGAAGTGGGAACCTATGAAGCTAGGCAACTTGGTGGTAATATGGTTCCGGGAATGTTGGTGGATGATTTTACATACACATTTTGA